Proteins found in one Chaetodon auriga isolate fChaAug3 chromosome 12, fChaAug3.hap1, whole genome shotgun sequence genomic segment:
- the LOC143329197 gene encoding zinc finger protein 521-like isoform X4 codes for MKTHASNKPHKCPVCRRGFLSSSSLHGHMQVHERGKDGSSSSLSRADEWKLKETRKCSRCEEGFDVPEDLQRHIAECHPECSPSEDGGLGATLQCIYCHEPFSDEGTLLTHIDQAHSRDRKGHTCAICSEHFLSVEDLYAHMDIHQLPESSNHSNSPSLLTVGYTSVSSTTPDSNLSVDSSTMVETAPPVPKTRGRRKRAAQNTSDIGGRSSKQPKVSYSCIYCNKQVFSSLAVLQIHLRTMHLDKPEQAHTCQFCLEVLPSLLNLNEHLKQVHNAEDHAALLASLPDALLQCNFCPEVLSDLNALQEHIRCSHGFPSPVAKESNAFFCPQCFMGFLTEATLEEHVRQTHCDGGSLRFDSPLAVTPKESIVEVYSCSYCTNSPIFNSVLKLNKHIKENHKNIPLALNYINNGKKSLRTLSPSSPISVEQTAMLKQGSSRNASEFICNQCGAKYTNLDLFQTHLKTHLDGLQPQLTCPQCNKEFPNQESLLKHVTIHFTITSTYYICESCDKQFTSVDDLQKHLLDMHTFVFFRCTLCQEVFDSKVSTQLHLAVKHSNEKKVYRCTSCNWDFRHETDLQLHVKHSHLENQGRAHRCIFCGESFGTEVELQCHITTHSKKYNCRFCSKAFHAIVLLEKHLREKHCVFDGKAQNCGANGSTVSVGESQPKEDAELQGLLTNSHGPGAAGGSVVESHNSHDGSEEEVDTAEPMYGCDICGASYTMESLLTNHQLRDHNIRPGESAMIKRKAEMIKGNHKCNVCSRTFFSEAGLREHMQTHLGPVKHYMCPICGERFPSLLTLTEHKVTHSKSLDTGSCRICKMPLQSEEDFLEHCQMHPDLRNSLTGFRCVVCMQTVTSTLELKIHGTFHMQKTGTMSANQPMGRSNVNCQNQQQQHIQKTFKCASCLKDFRSRQDLVKLDINGLPYGLCASCVTAAGSKSSSPTVNGGRQQQQQGGATTPATTTAPWVQGESLSPGDGKGKAVSSSSSSSSTSSSSAAKTRCSSCNVKFESEAELQNHVQTVHREQAGDSNSGQLKTPQVSPMPRASPSQTEEKKTYQCIKCQMVFYSEWDIQVHVANHMLGSQVSGSHHQIEEGLNHECKLCSQSFDSPAKLQCHLIEHSFEGMGGTFKCPVCFTVFVHANKLQQHIFSAHGQEDKIYDCSQCPQKFFFQTELQNHTLTQHSS; via the exons atgAAAACTCACGCCTCTAACAAACCCCACAAGTGCCCTGTGTGCCGTCGAGGCTTCCTTTCCTCCAGTTCCCTCCACGGCCACATGCAAGTACACGAACGGGGCAAAGATGGCAGCAGCTCAAGCCTTTCTAGAGCTGATGAATGGAAACTGAAAGAAACACGCAAATGCAGCCGTTGTGAGGAGGGCTTTGATGTCCCTGAAGACCTCCAGAGGCATATTGCAGAGTGCCACCCTGAGTGCTCACCGTCTGAGGATGGAGGTCTGGGTGCCACGCTGCAGTGCATCTACTGCCATGAGCCCTTCAGTGATGAGGGCACCCTGCTGACTCACATTGACCAGGCCCACAGCCGAGACAGGAAGGGCCACACCTGTGCTATCTGCTCTGAGCACTTTCTGTCTGTTGAGGACCTCTATGCTCACATGGACATTCACCAGCTACCCGAATCTAGTAACCACAGCAACAGCCCTTCCTTGCTCACTGTGGGCTACACCTCTGTCTCTAGCACCACTCCTGACTCCAACCTCTCTGTCGATAGCTCCACAATGGTGGAGACGGCACCACCTGTGCCCAAGACAagggggaggagaaagagggctGCTCAGAACACATCAGACATTGGAGGGCGTTCCTCTAAACAGCCTAAAGTCTCCTACAGTTGCATCTATTGCAACAAGCAAGTATTCTCCAGTTTGGCTGTGCTTCAAATTCACCTACGAACCATGCATCTGGACAAGCCAGAGCAGGCTCATACTTGCCAGTTTTGTTTGGAGGTTCTGCCCTCTTTACTAAATCTAAATGAGCATCTTAAGCAGGTCCACAATGCAGAAGACCATGCTGCCCTGTTAGCCAGCTTGCCTGATGCCCTCCTTCAGTGTAACTTCTGCCCTGAGGTATTGAGTGACCTCAACGCTCTCCAGGAACACATCCGCTGCTCCCATGGCTTTCCAAGTCCTGTGGCCAAGGAGAGCAATGCCTTCTTCTGCCCCCAGTGCTTCATGGGGTTCTTGACAGAGGCTACCTTGGAGGAGCATGTTCGCCAGACTCACTGTGATGGGGGAAGTCTGCGCTTTGACTCCCCCTTGGCTGTCACTCCCAAGGAGTCTATAGTAGAAGTGTACTCCTGTTCATACTGCACCAATTCCCCCATATTCAACAGTGTTCTGAAGCTCAACAAGCACATCAAGGAGAATCACAAGAACATTCCACTGGCACTGAACTACATCAACAATGGAAAGAAATCCCTGCGCACTCTCAGCCCCTCTTCTCCAATATCTGTGGAACAGACTGCCATGCTGAAACAAGGCAGCTCACGCAATGCCAGTGAGTTCATATGTAACCAGTGTGGAGCCAAGTATACCAACTTAGACCTTTTCCAGACTCACCTAAAAACTCATCTGGATGGTCTGCAGCCTCAACTCACCTGCccacagtgcaacaaagagtTTCCCAACCAAGAGTCCCTGCTGAAGCATGTGACAATTCACTTCACTATTACCTCCACGTATTACATCTGTGAGAGCTGTGACAAGCAGTTCACTTCAGTGGATGACCTGCAGAAGCATCTCCTTGACATGCATACCTTTGTGTTCTTTCGTTGCACTCTGTGTCAGGAAGTTTTTGACTCAAAGGTGTCTACCCAGCTCCACCTGGCTGTAAAACACAGCAATGAGAAAAAGGTGTATCGCTGCACCTCCTGCAACTGGGACTTCAGACATGAGACTGACCTACAGCTACATGTCAAACACAGCCACCTGGAAAACCAGGGCCGTGCCCACCGCTGCATTTTTTGTGGGGAGTCCTTTGGCACAGAGGTGGAGCTGCAATGCCACATCACCACCCACAGCAAGAAGTATAACTGTCGCTTCTGCAGTAAGGCTTTCCATGCCATCGTCCTTTTGGAGAAGCATTTGAGGGagaaacactgtgtgtttgatggaAAGGCACAGAACTGTGGTGCTAATGGCTCTACTGTAAGTGTTGGGGAGAGCCAGCCTAAAGAGGATGCTGAACTACAAGGTCTCCTAACTAACAGCCATGGCCCAGGGGCAGCAGGAGGATCTGTGGTGGAATCCCACAACAGCCATGATGGAAGTGAGGAAGAGGTGGACACTGCAGAGCCCATGTATGGGTGCGACATCTGTGGGGCATCTTACACCATGGAGTCACTCCTCACGAACCACCAATTGAGGGACCACAATATACGCCCTGGTGAGAGTGCCATGATTAAAAGGAAAGCTGAAATGATCAAGGGCAACCACAAGTGCAATGTTTGCTCCCGCACCTTCTTCTctgaggctgggctgagggagCATATGCAGACCCACCTTGGGCCTGTCAAACACTATATGTGTCCCATCTGTGGGGAGCGCTTCCCCTCCTTGCTCACCCTGACTGAGCACAAGGTCACCCATAGCAAGAGTCTGGACACAGGCAGCTGCCGCATTTGTAAGATGCCACTGCAGAGTGAAGAGGACTTCCTGGAGCATTGCCAGATGCATCCCGACCTGAGGAACTCCCTGACAGGTTTCCGCTGCGTGGTGTGCATGCAGACAGTCACCTCCACATTGGAGCTCAAGATCCATGGTACCTTCCACATGCAAAAGACAGGAACAATGTCTGCCAACCAACCAATGGGCCGCAGCAATGTTAACTGTCAGaaccagcagcaacaacatATCCAAAAAACTTTCAAGTGCGCCTCTTGTCTGAAAGATTTCCGGTCCAGACAAGACCTGGTGAAGCTGGACATCAATGGACTGCCTTATGGACTCTGTGCATCCTGTGTGACGGCAGCTGGCTCCAAGAGCTCCAGCCCAACAGTAAATGGAGGTaggcaacaacagcagcagggtggagcCACCACTCCAGCAACAACTACAGCCCCATGGGTGCAGGGGGAGAGTCTTAGCCCTGGAGATGGGAAAGGCAAAgctgtctcttcttcctcttcatcctcgtcCACATCCTCATCATCCGCTGCCAAGACACGTTGCTCCAGCTGTAATGTGAAGTTTGAGTCTGAAGCAGAGTTGCAAAACCATGTCCAGACAGTGCATCGGGAACAGGCTGGGGACAGCAACAGCGGGCAGCTCAAGACCCCTCAGGTGTCCCCCATGCCCAGAGCCAGTCCTTCACAAACTGAAGAG AAGAAGACATACCAGTGCATCAAATGTCAGATGGTGTTCTACAGTGAATGGGACATCCAAGTTCATGTGGCCAACCACATGCTGG GCTCACAAGTATCTGGATCACATCACCAAATAG
- the LOC143329197 gene encoding zinc finger protein 521-like isoform X1 codes for MSRRKQAKPRSLKVEDNVTEDQHSPGQTAIPSDPECALERAAEDGETGRLRKRLLSPEEGEEGEEEDEEPALHSCDSCRQVFESLSDLTEHKINQCQLTDGADLEDDPSCSWPASSPSSKDQTSPGHCEDYDFGEEEGGPGLPYPCQFCDKSFSRLSFLKRHEQSHGDKLPFSCTFCSRLFKHKRSRDRHVKLHTGDKKYHCGECDSAFSRSDHLKIHMKTHASNKPHKCPVCRRGFLSSSSLHGHMQVHERGKDGSSSSLSRADEWKLKETRKCSRCEEGFDVPEDLQRHIAECHPECSPSEDGGLGATLQCIYCHEPFSDEGTLLTHIDQAHSRDRKGHTCAICSEHFLSVEDLYAHMDIHQLPESSNHSNSPSLLTVGYTSVSSTTPDSNLSVDSSTMVETAPPVPKTRGRRKRAAQNTSDIGGRSSKQPKVSYSCIYCNKQVFSSLAVLQIHLRTMHLDKPEQAHTCQFCLEVLPSLLNLNEHLKQVHNAEDHAALLASLPDALLQCNFCPEVLSDLNALQEHIRCSHGFPSPVAKESNAFFCPQCFMGFLTEATLEEHVRQTHCDGGSLRFDSPLAVTPKESIVEVYSCSYCTNSPIFNSVLKLNKHIKENHKNIPLALNYINNGKKSLRTLSPSSPISVEQTAMLKQGSSRNASEFICNQCGAKYTNLDLFQTHLKTHLDGLQPQLTCPQCNKEFPNQESLLKHVTIHFTITSTYYICESCDKQFTSVDDLQKHLLDMHTFVFFRCTLCQEVFDSKVSTQLHLAVKHSNEKKVYRCTSCNWDFRHETDLQLHVKHSHLENQGRAHRCIFCGESFGTEVELQCHITTHSKKYNCRFCSKAFHAIVLLEKHLREKHCVFDGKAQNCGANGSTVSVGESQPKEDAELQGLLTNSHGPGAAGGSVVESHNSHDGSEEEVDTAEPMYGCDICGASYTMESLLTNHQLRDHNIRPGESAMIKRKAEMIKGNHKCNVCSRTFFSEAGLREHMQTHLGPVKHYMCPICGERFPSLLTLTEHKVTHSKSLDTGSCRICKMPLQSEEDFLEHCQMHPDLRNSLTGFRCVVCMQTVTSTLELKIHGTFHMQKTGTMSANQPMGRSNVNCQNQQQQHIQKTFKCASCLKDFRSRQDLVKLDINGLPYGLCASCVTAAGSKSSSPTVNGGRQQQQQGGATTPATTTAPWVQGESLSPGDGKGKAVSSSSSSSSTSSSSAAKTRCSSCNVKFESEAELQNHVQTVHREQAGDSNSGQLKTPQVSPMPRASPSQTEEKKTYQCIKCQMVFYSEWDIQVHVANHMLGSQVSGSHHQIEEGLNHECKLCSQSFDSPAKLQCHLIEHSFEGMGGTFKCPVCFTVFVHANKLQQHIFSAHGQEDKIYDCSQCPQKFFFQTELQNHTLTQHSS; via the exons TAGAAGACAATGTGACAGAGGACCAGCACAGTCCTGGGCAGACTGCCATTCCAAGCG ATCCAGAGTGCGCCCTCGAGAGGGCGGCGGAGGATGGTGAGACCGGGCGTCTGAGGAAGAGGCTGCTCTCtccagaggaaggagaggagggagaggaggaggacgaggagccCGCGCTGCACAGCTGCGACAGCTGCCGGCAGGTGTTCGAGTCGCTGAGCGATCTCACCGAACACAAGATTAATCAATGCCAGCTGACAG ACGGTGCTGATCTTGAGGATGACCCGTCATGTTCTTGGCCAGCATCATCTCCCTCCAGTAAGGATCAGACTTCTCCAGGACACTGCGAGGACTATGATTttggcgaggaggaggggggtcctGGCCTGCCATACCCATGCCAGTTCTGTGACAAGTCCTTCAGCCGCTTAAGCTTCCTCAAGCGTCACGAACAGAGCCACGGCGATAAACTCCCTTTCAGCTGTACCTTTTGCAGCCGCCTGTTTAAGCACAAGCGCAGCCGAGATCGACACGTGAAGCTACACACTGGTGATAAGAAGTACCACTGTGGAGAGTGTGACTCTGCCTTCTCCCGCAGTGAtcacctcaaaatccacatgAAAACTCACGCCTCTAACAAACCCCACAAGTGCCCTGTGTGCCGTCGAGGCTTCCTTTCCTCCAGTTCCCTCCACGGCCACATGCAAGTACACGAACGGGGCAAAGATGGCAGCAGCTCAAGCCTTTCTAGAGCTGATGAATGGAAACTGAAAGAAACACGCAAATGCAGCCGTTGTGAGGAGGGCTTTGATGTCCCTGAAGACCTCCAGAGGCATATTGCAGAGTGCCACCCTGAGTGCTCACCGTCTGAGGATGGAGGTCTGGGTGCCACGCTGCAGTGCATCTACTGCCATGAGCCCTTCAGTGATGAGGGCACCCTGCTGACTCACATTGACCAGGCCCACAGCCGAGACAGGAAGGGCCACACCTGTGCTATCTGCTCTGAGCACTTTCTGTCTGTTGAGGACCTCTATGCTCACATGGACATTCACCAGCTACCCGAATCTAGTAACCACAGCAACAGCCCTTCCTTGCTCACTGTGGGCTACACCTCTGTCTCTAGCACCACTCCTGACTCCAACCTCTCTGTCGATAGCTCCACAATGGTGGAGACGGCACCACCTGTGCCCAAGACAagggggaggagaaagagggctGCTCAGAACACATCAGACATTGGAGGGCGTTCCTCTAAACAGCCTAAAGTCTCCTACAGTTGCATCTATTGCAACAAGCAAGTATTCTCCAGTTTGGCTGTGCTTCAAATTCACCTACGAACCATGCATCTGGACAAGCCAGAGCAGGCTCATACTTGCCAGTTTTGTTTGGAGGTTCTGCCCTCTTTACTAAATCTAAATGAGCATCTTAAGCAGGTCCACAATGCAGAAGACCATGCTGCCCTGTTAGCCAGCTTGCCTGATGCCCTCCTTCAGTGTAACTTCTGCCCTGAGGTATTGAGTGACCTCAACGCTCTCCAGGAACACATCCGCTGCTCCCATGGCTTTCCAAGTCCTGTGGCCAAGGAGAGCAATGCCTTCTTCTGCCCCCAGTGCTTCATGGGGTTCTTGACAGAGGCTACCTTGGAGGAGCATGTTCGCCAGACTCACTGTGATGGGGGAAGTCTGCGCTTTGACTCCCCCTTGGCTGTCACTCCCAAGGAGTCTATAGTAGAAGTGTACTCCTGTTCATACTGCACCAATTCCCCCATATTCAACAGTGTTCTGAAGCTCAACAAGCACATCAAGGAGAATCACAAGAACATTCCACTGGCACTGAACTACATCAACAATGGAAAGAAATCCCTGCGCACTCTCAGCCCCTCTTCTCCAATATCTGTGGAACAGACTGCCATGCTGAAACAAGGCAGCTCACGCAATGCCAGTGAGTTCATATGTAACCAGTGTGGAGCCAAGTATACCAACTTAGACCTTTTCCAGACTCACCTAAAAACTCATCTGGATGGTCTGCAGCCTCAACTCACCTGCccacagtgcaacaaagagtTTCCCAACCAAGAGTCCCTGCTGAAGCATGTGACAATTCACTTCACTATTACCTCCACGTATTACATCTGTGAGAGCTGTGACAAGCAGTTCACTTCAGTGGATGACCTGCAGAAGCATCTCCTTGACATGCATACCTTTGTGTTCTTTCGTTGCACTCTGTGTCAGGAAGTTTTTGACTCAAAGGTGTCTACCCAGCTCCACCTGGCTGTAAAACACAGCAATGAGAAAAAGGTGTATCGCTGCACCTCCTGCAACTGGGACTTCAGACATGAGACTGACCTACAGCTACATGTCAAACACAGCCACCTGGAAAACCAGGGCCGTGCCCACCGCTGCATTTTTTGTGGGGAGTCCTTTGGCACAGAGGTGGAGCTGCAATGCCACATCACCACCCACAGCAAGAAGTATAACTGTCGCTTCTGCAGTAAGGCTTTCCATGCCATCGTCCTTTTGGAGAAGCATTTGAGGGagaaacactgtgtgtttgatggaAAGGCACAGAACTGTGGTGCTAATGGCTCTACTGTAAGTGTTGGGGAGAGCCAGCCTAAAGAGGATGCTGAACTACAAGGTCTCCTAACTAACAGCCATGGCCCAGGGGCAGCAGGAGGATCTGTGGTGGAATCCCACAACAGCCATGATGGAAGTGAGGAAGAGGTGGACACTGCAGAGCCCATGTATGGGTGCGACATCTGTGGGGCATCTTACACCATGGAGTCACTCCTCACGAACCACCAATTGAGGGACCACAATATACGCCCTGGTGAGAGTGCCATGATTAAAAGGAAAGCTGAAATGATCAAGGGCAACCACAAGTGCAATGTTTGCTCCCGCACCTTCTTCTctgaggctgggctgagggagCATATGCAGACCCACCTTGGGCCTGTCAAACACTATATGTGTCCCATCTGTGGGGAGCGCTTCCCCTCCTTGCTCACCCTGACTGAGCACAAGGTCACCCATAGCAAGAGTCTGGACACAGGCAGCTGCCGCATTTGTAAGATGCCACTGCAGAGTGAAGAGGACTTCCTGGAGCATTGCCAGATGCATCCCGACCTGAGGAACTCCCTGACAGGTTTCCGCTGCGTGGTGTGCATGCAGACAGTCACCTCCACATTGGAGCTCAAGATCCATGGTACCTTCCACATGCAAAAGACAGGAACAATGTCTGCCAACCAACCAATGGGCCGCAGCAATGTTAACTGTCAGaaccagcagcaacaacatATCCAAAAAACTTTCAAGTGCGCCTCTTGTCTGAAAGATTTCCGGTCCAGACAAGACCTGGTGAAGCTGGACATCAATGGACTGCCTTATGGACTCTGTGCATCCTGTGTGACGGCAGCTGGCTCCAAGAGCTCCAGCCCAACAGTAAATGGAGGTaggcaacaacagcagcagggtggagcCACCACTCCAGCAACAACTACAGCCCCATGGGTGCAGGGGGAGAGTCTTAGCCCTGGAGATGGGAAAGGCAAAgctgtctcttcttcctcttcatcctcgtcCACATCCTCATCATCCGCTGCCAAGACACGTTGCTCCAGCTGTAATGTGAAGTTTGAGTCTGAAGCAGAGTTGCAAAACCATGTCCAGACAGTGCATCGGGAACAGGCTGGGGACAGCAACAGCGGGCAGCTCAAGACCCCTCAGGTGTCCCCCATGCCCAGAGCCAGTCCTTCACAAACTGAAGAG AAGAAGACATACCAGTGCATCAAATGTCAGATGGTGTTCTACAGTGAATGGGACATCCAAGTTCATGTGGCCAACCACATGCTGG GCTCACAAGTATCTGGATCACATCACCAAATAG